In one Drosophila pseudoobscura strain MV-25-SWS-2005 chromosome X, UCI_Dpse_MV25, whole genome shotgun sequence genomic region, the following are encoded:
- the LOC6900180 gene encoding E3 ubiquitin-protein ligase RNF185-like → MESAPSSSGTGCNVPATGTADTEGHVSATNAEQNNGHRDSTTTQLVPEEEGAAASSSATSDSLTGSSLPRGNIADLSTDSPAAGGSSSGAADPERVDPSVYECNICFDTATDAVVTMCGHLFCWPCLHQWFLRRPLVKLCPVCKGTIDNDKVIPIYGRNAEHQVDPRNRIPARPAGQRREPMPARFGLRHPGDILMFFGTPTAENQDAQTLSKMFIYVALLCIAWLFFS, encoded by the coding sequence ATGGAATCGGCCCCATCGAGCAGTGGCACCGGCTGCAACGTCCCGGCTACGGGCACTGCAGATACTGAAGGCCACGTGAGCGCAACAAATGCTGAGCAAAATAATGGACACAGAGATTCGACTACCACTCAACTGGTTCCGGAGGAAGAGGGggctgctgcctcctccagTGCCACATCGGACTCCTTGACGGGCAGTTCGCTGCCCCGTGGAAACATTGCAGATCTGAGCACTGACTCGCCGGCAGCTGGTGGCAGCTCAAGTGGTGCCGCGGATCCCGAACGCGTCGATCCGTCCGTCTATGAGTGCAACATATGCTTCGACACGGCCACCGATGCCGTGGTCACCATGTGCGGGCATCTGTTCTGCTGGCCCTGCCTGCACCAGTGGTTCCTGAGGCGGCCCCTGGTGAAGCTGTGCCCCGTGTGCAAGGGTACGATTGACAATGACAAGGTCATACCAATTTACGGGCGCAATGCCGAGCATCAAGTGGATCCGCGCAACAGGATCCCCGCACGACCTGCTGGCCAGCGCCGAGAACCAATGCCGGCTCGCTTCGGCCTACGTCACCCCGGTGACATTCTCATGTTCTTTGGCACTCCAACCGCGGAAAACCAGGACGCACAGACACTTTCCAAGATGTTCATCTATGTGGCCCTGCTCTGCATAGCTTGGCTATTCTTCTCATAA